In Arsenophonus sp. aPb, one DNA window encodes the following:
- a CDS encoding serine/threonine protein kinase, whose product MTQQSAFHFKTITPDLILDALIEVGLYPDSGIIELNSYENRVYQFVDEQRKRYVVKFYRPARWNRTQIQEEHDFMLSLHEAGLSVIAPLFFAGQTVLEYRDFLYAVFPVVGGRQYEADNLLQLEEVGRLIGRIHQIGYQHNFTTRPTIGIDEYLITPRNILANTSLLATDLKPSFLLVLDKLILEVKKRWSQQYRCLRLQGDCHPGNILWRDGPFIVDFDDARSGPAVQDLWMLLNGERQEQRIQLEILLEGYTEYTHFDNEQLSLIEPLRAMRMVHYLSWIVRRWQDPAFPRAFPWMIEYDFWHKQQLLFSEQINALNEQPLQPSLAY is encoded by the coding sequence GTGACACAGCAAAGTGCTTTTCATTTCAAAACGATTACCCCGGATTTAATTCTTGATGCATTAATAGAAGTCGGATTATACCCTGATTCAGGGATAATCGAGTTGAATAGTTATGAAAATCGAGTTTACCAGTTTGTAGATGAACAGCGTAAACGTTACGTTGTGAAATTTTATCGTCCTGCTCGCTGGAATCGGACGCAGATTCAAGAAGAACATGATTTTATGTTATCTTTGCATGAAGCTGGTTTATCCGTTATTGCTCCGCTATTTTTCGCTGGGCAAACTGTATTGGAATATAGAGATTTTTTGTATGCAGTTTTTCCAGTTGTTGGTGGACGACAGTATGAAGCTGATAACTTGTTACAGTTAGAAGAAGTTGGCCGATTAATTGGACGGATCCATCAAATAGGATACCAACACAATTTTACCACCCGCCCGACTATTGGAATTGATGAATATTTAATTACGCCTCGTAATATTTTAGCTAACACTTCTTTATTGGCTACTGATTTAAAGCCGAGTTTTCTATTAGTTCTTGATAAACTAATTTTAGAAGTAAAAAAACGGTGGTCTCAACAGTATCGTTGCCTTCGCTTACAGGGTGATTGTCATCCTGGTAATATTTTGTGGCGAGATGGCCCTTTTATTGTCGATTTTGATGATGCTCGTAGTGGCCCAGCAGTACAAGATTTATGGATGCTTTTAAACGGCGAACGTCAGGAACAACGAATTCAATTGGAAATATTATTAGAAGGTTATACTGAATATACGCATTTTGATAATGAACAGTTGTCTCTGATTGAGCCTTTACGGGCTATGCGAATGGTGCATTATTTATCATGGATTGTTCGGCGTTGGCAAGATCCTGCTTTTCCACGTGCTTTTCCGTGGATGATTGAATATGATTTTTGGCATAAACAGCAGTTACTTTTTTCTGAACAGATCAATGCGCTGAATGAACAGCCTTTGCAACCCAGTTTAGCATATTAA
- a CDS encoding YihD family protein: MKYHRLNEVIELLQPIWQAYPELNLVQLLEKLAEEAGFKGDLCDLTDDTLIYHLKMRSSPTQAVIPGLKKDYEDDFKTALLRARGIIKD; this comes from the coding sequence ATGAAATATCATCGGTTAAATGAAGTTATTGAACTACTGCAACCTATATGGCAGGCATATCCAGAGTTAAATTTGGTTCAATTATTAGAAAAATTAGCTGAGGAAGCTGGTTTTAAAGGGGATCTATGTGATTTGACTGACGATACTTTGATCTATCATTTAAAAATGCGTAGTTCTCCAACGCAAGCCGTGATACCTGGGTTGAAAAAAGATTATGAAGATGATTTCAAAACAGCGCTTTTGCGTGCTCGAGGCATTATTAAAGATTAA
- the cutA gene encoding divalent cation tolerance protein CutA, with product MQQHLNETISHQNNEGFRIVLCTTPDEATAKIITKQLLTKKLAACVTLLPKAISFYHWQGELEQQTEVQMLIKTHISLQDKVFSHIKTHHPYQVPELLAIAVTDGDINYLSWLKKSLN from the coding sequence ATGCAACAGCATTTAAATGAAACGATTTCACACCAAAATAATGAAGGTTTTCGCATTGTTCTCTGTACGACACCCGATGAAGCAACCGCAAAAATAATCACTAAACAATTGCTTACTAAAAAACTCGCAGCTTGTGTTACGCTTTTACCAAAAGCTATTTCGTTTTATCACTGGCAAGGTGAACTAGAACAACAAACTGAAGTACAAATGCTCATCAAAACGCATATCAGTTTACAAGATAAAGTTTTTTCACACATCAAAACCCATCATCCTTATCAAGTTCCCGAATTGTTAGCAATAGCAGTAACCGATGGCGATATCAATTATTTGTCATGGCTTAAAAAGTCTCTAAATTAA
- a CDS encoding PAS and helix-turn-helix domain-containing protein → MGKTISDKKLGSLHSFLKHEKDPWGIKDLNSRYVYVNNFSHLGIKLDFNIEGILDSELPHPVAELSSDLIIHDNNVIFNDKKEAVIQTSFNFKEKRLKPYFFEKRPFYNEFGEIIGTIYHGRELANLCINIAHPSVYLFTPPNDLFSNRELDIVFLAQQKLNSKEIAKCLNIAIQTVEVHLKSIYKKVDVHCLRQFIEYCKSTGFDRYIPQKFLKNEIKFVK, encoded by the coding sequence ATGGGAAAAACCATATCAGACAAAAAATTAGGTAGCTTACACTCATTTTTAAAACATGAGAAAGATCCATGGGGAATTAAAGACTTAAACTCGAGATATGTTTATGTTAATAACTTCAGTCACCTAGGGATAAAGCTCGATTTTAATATAGAAGGAATACTTGATAGCGAATTACCTCATCCCGTTGCAGAATTATCCTCAGATTTAATAATACATGATAACAATGTAATTTTTAATGACAAAAAAGAGGCTGTTATTCAAACCTCATTTAATTTTAAGGAAAAAAGATTAAAACCCTACTTTTTCGAAAAGCGGCCGTTTTATAACGAATTTGGTGAAATTATAGGAACAATTTATCACGGACGTGAATTAGCCAACTTATGTATAAACATCGCCCATCCCTCTGTATATTTATTTACTCCGCCTAATGATCTTTTCTCCAATAGAGAACTTGATATCGTTTTCCTTGCTCAGCAAAAACTCAATAGTAAAGAAATAGCGAAATGCTTAAACATTGCTATCCAAACAGTAGAAGTCCATCTTAAGAGCATTTATAAAAAAGTGGATGTACATTGTTTAAGACAGTTCATTGAATACTGTAAATCAACTGGATTTGATAGATATATTCCACAAAAATTTTTAAAAAATGAAATAAAATTTGTTAAATAA
- a CDS encoding cytosine permease produces the protein MSDHASYSLYRVPLSARLSLLNVTLIRIGQMTSLSQFMLGAMLGHAMTFEQAMIATLCGTLILELLSLGLGVAGAKEGLSISLLSRWCGFGRLGSSLVGIIIAVSLLGWFGIQNSILANSLNYSTNNWFGFSWAAIISGLTLTTLVAFGVKALNWTAKISVPLFSLVVGWIFFLLVKDHNIINLITTTPTGTAMSLSAAITAVVGGCMTGAFTTPDISRYCQSSKHVFWMTLTSIVIGEFIVNGIAILIAHALNTHDVVTIMGQTAGWIGLLTVILSAIKINDLNLYSSSLGVASAVEGLTGKKLSYVWLTITLGCIGTILSVLGILEEFVTFLTFLGILFPPIIGVMLIDYYIIHTNRKILDSSRQTGELPSLTSIPLVGWNAIVSCLLGSVVGATTDFGIPSLNSLLSASIAYWILCIFSNKK, from the coding sequence ATGTCTGACCATGCTTCATATTCACTATATAGGGTGCCTCTTAGTGCCAGATTAAGTTTATTAAATGTAACATTAATCAGAATAGGGCAAATGACTTCACTATCCCAATTTATGCTCGGTGCAATGTTGGGTCATGCTATGACATTTGAGCAAGCAATGATAGCAACATTATGCGGTACCCTAATACTAGAATTATTAAGTTTGGGTTTGGGGGTTGCCGGTGCAAAAGAGGGATTATCAATTAGTTTACTCTCTCGTTGGTGCGGATTTGGGCGTCTGGGCTCATCACTGGTCGGGATAATTATCGCTGTTAGTCTACTCGGTTGGTTCGGTATACAAAATTCAATTTTAGCTAACAGCCTAAATTATTCTACTAATAATTGGTTCGGTTTTAGCTGGGCTGCTATCATTTCAGGCTTAACACTAACAACGTTAGTTGCTTTCGGCGTTAAGGCTTTAAATTGGACAGCAAAAATCTCTGTACCGCTATTTAGTCTAGTAGTAGGCTGGATTTTCTTTTTATTAGTAAAAGATCATAATATTATCAATTTAATCACGACTACACCTACCGGTACAGCAATGAGTCTAAGTGCTGCGATCACAGCCGTTGTTGGTGGCTGTATGACTGGCGCCTTCACTACACCAGATATTAGCCGCTATTGTCAAAGTAGTAAGCATGTTTTTTGGATGACATTAACATCGATTGTCATCGGTGAATTTATTGTTAATGGTATTGCAATATTAATTGCCCATGCACTGAACACACATGATGTAGTGACAATTATGGGACAAACAGCCGGTTGGATAGGTCTTCTTACAGTTATATTATCAGCTATAAAAATTAATGACTTGAACCTTTATTCTTCATCATTAGGGGTTGCAAGTGCTGTTGAAGGGCTAACTGGCAAAAAGTTGTCTTACGTTTGGTTAACAATTACTTTGGGATGTATAGGAACTATTTTATCTGTTTTAGGTATCTTAGAAGAATTTGTCACTTTCCTTACATTTCTCGGTATCCTTTTTCCTCCTATTATTGGCGTTATGTTGATTGATTATTATATCATTCACACTAATCGTAAAATACTTGATTCTTCTAGACAAACGGGTGAACTACCAAGCTTAACATCAATACCTTTAGTCGGATGGAATGCCATTGTATCTTGTCTATTAGGCAGCGTTGTTGGCGCTACAACTGACTTTGGCATACCATCACTAAATTCCTTATTAAGCGCCAGTATCGCATATTGGATACTATGCATTTTTTCCAACAAAAAATAA
- a CDS encoding nitrilase-related carbon-nitrogen hydrolase, which yields MLQIALAQIDTILGDKESNLLKIERLCKKAASNNTDIICFPELATTGYSPELLRTKLWSLSESNGGETDQLLSKLSTQLNLTIICGFIERGEILGKIFNSAGVWTPNNKSWIGTFQKTHLVNHERTWFTAGKSIPIFDTPKCRIGVMICHDAGFPELARILALKGADILFLPAAWHKENKDIWSINCASRALENGIHLVAVNRWGKEKDLNFFGGSQLIGARGQSLKVASCDDEDLAFCEVDFNLQAKSRLEIPYLRDRRTDIYSIKYLSEK from the coding sequence TTGTTACAGATTGCGCTTGCTCAGATTGATACAATTTTGGGCGATAAGGAAAGTAATTTATTAAAAATAGAAAGATTATGTAAAAAAGCGGCATCGAATAATACGGATATTATCTGTTTCCCTGAATTAGCAACAACTGGCTATTCGCCAGAATTATTGCGTACTAAACTATGGTCGCTTAGTGAATCGAATGGCGGAGAAACTGACCAGTTATTAAGTAAACTCTCAACACAACTAAATTTAACCATTATATGTGGATTTATTGAACGTGGAGAAATTTTAGGTAAAATTTTTAATTCAGCAGGTGTTTGGACGCCAAACAATAAAAGTTGGATTGGAACATTTCAAAAAACGCATTTGGTTAACCATGAAAGAACTTGGTTTACTGCAGGTAAGAGTATACCTATATTTGACACGCCAAAGTGCCGTATTGGTGTAATGATTTGCCATGATGCTGGTTTTCCTGAACTCGCAAGAATTTTAGCCTTGAAAGGAGCAGATATTCTGTTTCTTCCTGCCGCCTGGCATAAAGAAAATAAAGATATTTGGTCGATAAATTGTGCCAGCCGAGCTTTGGAAAATGGCATTCATTTGGTGGCTGTAAATAGATGGGGCAAAGAAAAAGATCTCAATTTCTTTGGTGGCAGTCAATTAATAGGAGCACGTGGACAGTCGTTAAAAGTAGCATCTTGTGATGATGAAGATCTTGCTTTTTGCGAGGTTGATTTTAACTTACAAGCAAAAAGCAGATTAGAGATACCTTATTTGCGGGATAGGCGGACAGATATTTATTCTATCAAATATTTATCTGAAAAATAG